The Medicago truncatula cultivar Jemalong A17 chromosome 4, MtrunA17r5.0-ANR, whole genome shotgun sequence genome includes a region encoding these proteins:
- the LOC11409219 gene encoding protein SLE2, translating into MASKQQNRQELEEKAKQGETVVPGGTGGKSLEAQEHLAEGRSKGGQTRKEQLGTEGYQEMGRKGGLSTMEKSGGERAEEEGIDIDESKFKTGGGGGRSQNK; encoded by the exons ATGGCATCTAAACAACAAAACCGACAAGAGCTTGAGGAGAAGGCAAAGCAAGGAGAGACTGTTGTTCCTGGTGGCACTGGTGGCAAGAGCCTTGAGGCTCAGGAACATCTTGCTGAAG GAAGGAGCAAGGGAGGGCAGACAAGGAAGGAGCAACTAGGGACAGAAGGGTATCAGGAGATGGGACGTAAAGGAGGACTGAGCACTATGGAGAAGTCAGGAGGAGAACGTGCTGAAGAGGAAGGTATTGATATTGATGAGTCCAAGTTCAAGactggtggtggtggtggtaggAGCCAGAACAAGTGA